Within the Candidatus Methylomirabilis sp. genome, the region GGACCCCTCCGACATGAAGTATGCGCGCTGGTATCCGAGCGCCTTCCCGCTACCGAATGGCAGCGTGCTAATCCTCGCCGGGACAGATCAAGACGCCTCGGTGGGGCCGGACCCGCAGGCGGCGGAGAAGGGCCGGCAAGGTATTCCTCAAACCGATGCCGCTTTCACGGCCACAAGGGTCACTCAGGTTGTTCCGGAGATTTACGATCCCGAGAAGGACAGGACCATCGCGCTCGAAAATGCCCGAATGACCTTCCCGCTCTATCCCCAGGGGGAGGTTGTCCAAACCGGCCCTGGAAAGGACGACTGGGTGGTCTGCACGATGGGCGGCGTGAGGGTCCAGAACCCGGTCCCCCCGGGAGGCGACCGGTTCTTCGGCCCCTTCGACAAGAAGACCTGGTGCCTGGACGTTCTGGGGGCGCTCGAGGATCCCAACCGCGACGTCCCGGGCGAGAACCACTGGACACTCCTGGCTGAGGCAGCCGTAGACCGGCACTACTGCTGCCCCACCGCCAGCCTGGTGAAGACCGACCGGAGCGGGCGCACGGTGTCGCACAAGTGGCTCATGATTTCAGGGAGGGACCGCGCCACCGGGAGCCTGACCGCAACCATCGAAGAGATCGATTTCACCGACCGGTCGCCACAGTGGAGGAAAGCGGGAGATCTCATCCACCCGAGCACTACGAGCAAAGCTGTGGTGCTCCCCAACGGGAAGGTGCTCATCGGCCATGGTCTGTTCGCCCAGGGAGCCACCTTCGAGGAGAGGAACGGTCTCCGCTTCCAGCTCTTCGACCCGGCCGACGGAAGCACGAGAGGGCTCGCCAAGACGACCGTCTCACGAGGCCTTCACGGCACGGCCACGCTGCTGCCCGACGCGATGGTGCTCTTCGCCGGGGAGAACCGGGAAGCCCTGGTACGTCCTGACGACCCGTCGTTCCCGATGATGAGCTCGTACGCCGGCCTGCTGCCGCGCGGGGATCCCGACCAGGGCGTTCCCGTCGGGCAACTATTCTTCCCGCCTTACCTGTTCAAGCCGGACGGCAGCCTGGCCGACCGTCCCGTCATCAAGGAGGGGCCCGACGACATCAAGTACAAGGACCATTTCGAGCTCGAGGTCGAGGGACGGTCCGACGAGATCGCGTCGGTGGTGATCATCCGGAGCGACCACAACACCCACAGCTTCACTGGAGGCGACCGCTACGTCGAGCTCGGCTTCGAGCTCCATGGCGATCCCCACAAAGGAGGGCTGAGGGTCCACACGCCGCGGCTCCCGTCGCAGGCCGTTCCGGGCATCTACATGCTCTTCGTCGTGGACAAGGCTGGCGTCCCCGGCGTGGGGAAACAGGTGCGCCTCAAGCCGGAGACACAAGGTCGCAGCTCCGGGTAGTGACCGAGCGAAGCAACCTCAGACGAGAGGAGGAGTCGACATGGAGCCCATGAAGGCAACGACGATGCTCGCGGTCCTGGCGCTGATCGGCACTGCCGTCACCGCCCGGGCCGACCAGACGGTCAAGGCGCGGCTGCACGGGTTCAACGAGGTGCCGGCCATCTCCAGCACGGGCAGCGGGGAATTCACGGCCACGATCCGCGAGGACGCCGTCGACTTTGAGCTGAGCTATGAGGGGCTGGAGGGCGCTACGACGCTGGCCGCCCACATCCACCTGGGCCAGGCGGACGTCAACGGCGGTGTCTCTGTCTTCTTTTGCGGCGGCGGCGGCAGGCCGGCGTGCACCCCCGACTCCGGCACCTTCAGCGGCACCTTTACCGCCGCGGACGTGATCGGCCCGACGGGCCAGGGCATCGCCGCGGGCGAGCTCGCGGAGTTGATCGCCGCCATCCGCGCCGGCAAGACCTACGTCAACGTGCACACCGACAAGCATCCGGGCGGCGAGATCCGCGGGCAAGTGCGCGAAGACCGAGGCACGTCGAACTGAGGTGAAGCGGGCGCAGAGCGAATCGCGCACGGAAGGGTCCGCCCCGGCACGCGCACCACATCGATCGCCCCAGCCGGCGGCCTCTCCTCAGGAGGGTTTGCTTCTTCGTTCAGGGCGAATAGCTGACAAGATGATGTCTGGCCATTCGGCGACCAGGACGGACGTCGATCGTTGCCCCCCCCTGCGACGACGCGCCCGATGAGGCAGACCCCCGCCGCCCCCCAGCCTCATCCCACGTTCACCCCCTCCGTGAACACCAGCTCCCCTCCGTAGTAGCCCGTCACCAGGATCAGACCCAGGCCGGCGAGGAGGAGCAGGCCGTACAGGACGAGGAGCGGGCGGGGGACGTCTCGCCCGGCAAACCGCCGCCGCCCCACCCAGTGGATTAGCCAGGCCACCAGGTACGTGGCCCCCGTCCCGAGGCCCAGGTTCCGATGGAGGACGATGAGGGCGCCCCTCTCCCCCGTGAGCGGAATCGGGTCGGCGTCGTAGAGGCCGGCCGCGATGGCCGCGGCCAGGAGGAA harbors:
- a CDS encoding kelch motif-containing protein; its protein translation is MLTLSPVGLAQQPDCPDRSVCGEVSPLIPMQSTEAVHMGLVWKKDSPNPKILFHARFPEYVPNDMADPALVDRAIERGALTTAGNQFNSSLRDVLHGFDPFLGLGLDRSADDSFQRLTYGGYLMRQGLSQSVPTRIRANRTMERQLLFDFGHPDALKNSGKFHTALLDEADFAMNQAAFKEVGFSKGNFYNTYCNARVTLADGRVCVFGGHDMQSQNGLFKVNIFDPETETWAPRAKPCTRDNWDKDPFGRQLFATDPEARNYPGCDQRDIQSTQPPDPSDMKYARWYPSAFPLPNGSVLILAGTDQDASVGPDPQAAEKGRQGIPQTDAAFTATRVTQVVPEIYDPEKDRTIALENARMTFPLYPQGEVVQTGPGKDDWVVCTMGGVRVQNPVPPGGDRFFGPFDKKTWCLDVLGALEDPNRDVPGENHWTLLAEAAVDRHYCCPTASLVKTDRSGRTVSHKWLMISGRDRATGSLTATIEEIDFTDRSPQWRKAGDLIHPSTTSKAVVLPNGKVLIGHGLFAQGATFEERNGLRFQLFDPADGSTRGLAKTTVSRGLHGTATLLPDAMVLFAGENREALVRPDDPSFPMMSSYAGLLPRGDPDQGVPVGQLFFPPYLFKPDGSLADRPVIKEGPDDIKYKDHFELEVEGRSDEIASVVIIRSDHNTHSFTGGDRYVELGFELHGDPHKGGLRVHTPRLPSQAVPGIYMLFVVDKAGVPGVGKQVRLKPETQGRSSG
- a CDS encoding CHRD domain-containing protein, whose amino-acid sequence is MEPMKATTMLAVLALIGTAVTARADQTVKARLHGFNEVPAISSTGSGEFTATIREDAVDFELSYEGLEGATTLAAHIHLGQADVNGGVSVFFCGGGGRPACTPDSGTFSGTFTAADVIGPTGQGIAAGELAELIAAIRAGKTYVNVHTDKHPGGEIRGQVREDRGTSN
- a CDS encoding DUF2231 domain-containing protein — translated: MFDGPVHPPLVHFALAAAVGASCFEGLGLLLGRPPFRQTGGHLLALVPFLLAAAIAAGLYDADPIPLTGERGALIVLHRNLGLGTGATYLVAWLIHWVGRRRFAGRDVPRPLLVLYGLLLLAGLGLILVTGYYGGELVFTEGVNVG